In the bacterium genome, GTAGAGGCACTCGGCACCGACGCGCAGGGTGCCGCGATCCCTGATCCGATCGAGTGTGCTTTGCTCGGTGGCGCTACCTTCGTCGGTCGAAGCAGTATCTCCCTCCGCGCAGGCGGCGAGGATGACGGCCATAGCCACGACCAGCGGGATCAGCCGAACAGTTCGAAACCAGTTCGCAAACACCATCTCGGACCTCCTCATCCTGGTACGGAACAAGCCATTCGAGCGTACCACTTTGCACCCCCTCCGGGTCTGCCAGAGAGTGTTTTATTTGACTTGGTTTCGCCTCTCACCACGCCCTTTAGGTCTTCGAGGCGCATGAGCCGCTCCACGGTGCAGCGCGCTACCTCGATCCCATCACGCTGGAGCTGGCGCCATACCTTGCGGGCTCCCTAAACCCCGAGGTTCGACTCCCAAACCCTCCGGATCTGGACACGCAGTTCGTTGTCCCTCTGTCTCCCGAACCTCCCGCCGCAGCGCCCGCAACTCGGTGCGCTCGTCAGAACTCAACCCAGCCCGCAAGCTCTGACCTTGTTCCGCCTGACGCACCCGCTTGCGCAACGTCTCGGACGAACAACCGAACTTCGCAGTGATCGAACAGATCGCTGCCCACACAGAACCATGCTCCCCCCGGGTGCTCCAACACCAACCGGACAGCCCGCTCCCGAAGCTCAGGTGAATATGTGATCGGTCTCCCCATTACTCCTTTATCTCCCAACTAATCGAGTCTCCGGGGTAACCGGGGCGGTTCAGGCTTCGATTTGACTTGCGGTTGTGTCAGCGGCAGGGCTCCGCCGAACCCGCCGCGCGTTGGGTAAGTACGGCGTTGCTTTGTTGGCAATGTCCGTGGTGATCTGGCCAACTCATCGCCGAAGAAAGTGCCTAAGTCAAACCATAGGAGTTAGGCCATACCATTGGAGCTCGAAGGATGCTAGTCATCGAAGGTCAGGGTGATCCGCTCGTCAGGGCAATGTGAGTTGGCACAACTGAGGGGATCGTGGGTTGAGAAAGCCGTTCATGATGGTTCTCTCGAGGAGGCTATGCTCACGGCGACATGAGCGGCGGCGGTCGGGCCCCTCACGCAGAAGGGGACCAAGAGCAACCACATGATGTCGTCCGAGGATTGTTGGTTGCGTCGGCCGAGGAGATGGCCTCAGTCGTTTCGTTGGCGGACGCCGTCGAAATCCAGCGTCGGGCGTTCGTCGAATACTCCAGCGACCTCATCAGCAACCCTGCTCACACGGTCTTGGCGATTCCACAGGGTACAGCTGTGATTACGCCGGCGTGGCTACGCCGGACTGGAGATCTGGGACTCAAAGCCCTAACGGCCTATCCCGAGAACCCCAGGGGGGATCGACCGGCGAACCAGGCTGTCGTGGTGATGTTCGATGAGAGGACTGGCGCACCCGCGGCCGTTCTTGATGGCACCTGGATCACTGCAGTGCGAACGGGTGTTGCCGCTGCGCTTGGAGTGAGCGCCCTAGCACGAACCGATACAAGCTCTTTGGCGATGCTGGGGAGTGGTCCAGTGGCCTATTGGGCTGTGTTAGCGACGTGCCGGGTAAGGCCTATCGAGGCTATCCGCATCTGGAGTCGTGACATCACGAACGCAGAGAAACTGGCTGCCAGGCTCTCGCACGTCATCACGCAACAACGAATTGAGCCAGTCTCGACGATAGACAAGGCGGTTCGCGGCGCTGAAGCTGTCGTAACAGCTACGCCCGCGACTACAACCCTCATTGATGCCGAACATATCCATCCTGGTTCACACGTTTCGTCTCTTGGAGATTACGAACTTGGTTTGGGTTTGCTCGTTCGTGCTCGCGTTAT is a window encoding:
- a CDS encoding ornithine cyclodeaminase family protein codes for the protein MVASAEEMASVVSLADAVEIQRRAFVEYSSDLISNPAHTVLAIPQGTAVITPAWLRRTGDLGLKALTAYPENPRGDRPANQAVVVMFDERTGAPAAVLDGTWITAVRTGVAAALGVSALARTDTSSLAMLGSGPVAYWAVLATCRVRPIEAIRIWSRDITNAEKLAARLSHVITQQRIEPVSTIDKAVRGAEAVVTATPATTTLIDAEHIHPGSHVSSLGDYELGLGLLVRARVIVDSLETCWTEAPELASAQNDCHAGEVHVAGELGDVLSGRRVGRRTPEDITVFKSTGLGFQDVALGGEIVRRVRQARSP